The following are encoded in a window of Brevibacillus ruminantium genomic DNA:
- a CDS encoding acyl-CoA dehydrogenase yields MDFRFSEEQEMMRRMVRDFAQKEIAPFVPVMEETEQFPREIVKKMGEIGLMGIPVPEEWGGAGADFPSYILAIHEISKVSATLGVILSVHTSVGTNPILYFGTDEQKKKYVTKLAAGEKLGAFALTEPHAGSDAGRIRTSAVKEGDHYLLNGSKVFITNGGEADIYITFAVTDSSQGTRGISAFIVDKDTPGLMIGKKEKKMGLHGSSTTELVFENARVPAENLLGQEGDGFTIAMANLDVGRIGIAAQALGIAEAALQYATEYAKERKQFGQPIIGQQAIAFKLADMATLAEAARLLVYRAAYLRSQGLACGKEASMAKKFASDAAVKIATEAVQVFGGYGYTREYPVERLFRDAKVTQIYEGTNEIQHIVIAKHLIFE; encoded by the coding sequence ATGGACTTTCGATTCAGTGAAGAACAAGAGATGATGCGGCGCATGGTACGCGACTTTGCCCAAAAGGAAATCGCCCCGTTTGTTCCGGTCATGGAGGAGACGGAGCAGTTCCCCCGCGAGATCGTGAAAAAGATGGGGGAGATCGGCTTAATGGGCATTCCTGTTCCGGAAGAATGGGGCGGAGCAGGCGCGGACTTCCCTTCCTATATTTTGGCGATTCATGAAATTTCCAAAGTAAGCGCTACACTCGGAGTGATTCTTTCCGTACACACATCGGTCGGCACCAACCCGATTTTGTACTTCGGCACCGACGAGCAAAAGAAAAAATACGTGACGAAACTGGCGGCAGGTGAAAAGCTTGGGGCTTTCGCCCTGACCGAGCCGCATGCCGGATCAGATGCGGGCCGCATACGCACCTCGGCCGTCAAAGAGGGGGATCACTACCTGCTTAACGGCAGCAAGGTGTTCATCACCAACGGGGGAGAAGCCGACATCTACATCACGTTTGCGGTAACCGACTCCTCCCAAGGAACACGGGGAATCTCCGCTTTTATCGTCGATAAAGATACACCGGGACTGATGATCGGTAAAAAGGAAAAGAAAATGGGGCTCCACGGCTCCAGCACGACGGAGCTGGTCTTTGAAAATGCCAGAGTGCCGGCTGAAAACCTGCTTGGCCAGGAGGGGGACGGCTTTACCATCGCGATGGCGAATCTGGATGTAGGCCGGATCGGCATCGCTGCCCAGGCGCTGGGGATTGCCGAGGCTGCTCTCCAGTATGCGACCGAGTACGCCAAAGAGCGAAAGCAATTTGGACAGCCGATTATCGGGCAACAGGCAATCGCCTTTAAACTGGCCGATATGGCAACACTGGCCGAAGCCGCGCGACTGCTGGTCTACCGGGCCGCTTACCTGCGCAGTCAGGGACTTGCGTGCGGGAAGGAGGCTTCGATGGCCAAAAAATTCGCCTCTGATGCTGCGGTCAAGATCGCGACAGAAGCCGTCCAGGTGTTCGGCGGATATGGCTACACACGGGAATATCCCGTGGAGAGATTGTTCCGCGACGCCAAGGTGACGCAAATTTACGAAGGAACCAACGAAATTCAGCATATCGTGATTGCCAAGCATTTGATTTTTGAATAA
- a CDS encoding acetyl-CoA C-acetyltransferase, which translates to MKTVIVGGARTPFGKLGGVLKDVTAVDLGAIVIKEALQRAGVSGEQVDEVIMGMVIQAGAGQVPSRQAARKAGVPWTIASQTINKVCASGMRAVTMGDQIIRAGDGQIIVAGGMESMSNAPYAIPGARYGLRMGDGTVRDLMMYDGLTCPFDQVPMAVHGSNVAEEYGISREEQDRWAYRSQQRAVQAMEAGIFDEEIVPVSIPQRKGEPLLVKKDEAPRPDTTLEGLAKLSPVYKKDGTITAGNAPGINDGAAAMVLMSEEKAAELGVQPLATILGHAQVGAEAPYIATTPGLAIQKLLEKTDTRLEDIALFEVNEAFAAVTLTSGKIVGWDEEKVNVNGGAIALGHPIGASGARIILHLAYELKRRGGGLGIAAICSGAAQGDAVLIKVE; encoded by the coding sequence ATGAAAACGGTAATTGTGGGGGGAGCCCGCACCCCTTTTGGCAAACTGGGCGGTGTACTGAAGGATGTAACAGCTGTAGATTTGGGTGCCATCGTGATCAAAGAAGCGCTGCAGCGTGCTGGCGTATCCGGTGAGCAGGTAGACGAAGTGATTATGGGCATGGTCATACAGGCTGGCGCTGGGCAGGTCCCATCCCGTCAGGCAGCGCGCAAGGCAGGAGTGCCGTGGACGATAGCCAGTCAAACGATCAACAAGGTGTGCGCCTCAGGGATGAGAGCAGTCACGATGGGTGACCAGATCATTCGCGCAGGGGACGGCCAGATTATCGTAGCAGGCGGCATGGAGAGCATGAGCAACGCCCCGTATGCGATCCCGGGAGCCAGATATGGACTGCGCATGGGAGATGGAACGGTTCGGGACTTGATGATGTACGACGGCTTGACCTGTCCTTTTGATCAGGTGCCGATGGCGGTTCACGGCAGCAATGTCGCTGAAGAGTACGGCATTTCCAGAGAAGAGCAGGACCGCTGGGCCTATCGGAGTCAGCAGCGAGCTGTGCAGGCGATGGAGGCGGGGATCTTCGACGAAGAGATCGTGCCGGTGTCCATTCCGCAGCGCAAGGGAGAGCCGCTCCTGGTCAAAAAAGACGAAGCGCCACGGCCTGATACCACGCTGGAGGGGCTGGCAAAGCTTTCCCCCGTATATAAAAAGGACGGAACGATTACTGCTGGCAATGCGCCGGGCATCAATGACGGGGCGGCGGCCATGGTGCTGATGTCGGAGGAAAAAGCGGCCGAGCTGGGTGTTCAACCGCTGGCGACCATCCTCGGGCACGCACAGGTGGGAGCAGAAGCGCCGTACATTGCCACGACACCGGGACTGGCAATCCAGAAGCTGCTGGAGAAAACCGACACCAGGCTGGAGGATATTGCCCTGTTTGAGGTGAACGAAGCGTTTGCGGCCGTCACGCTCACCAGCGGCAAGATCGTCGGCTGGGATGAAGAAAAAGTAAATGTGAACGGCGGCGCCATCGCGCTGGGCCATCCGATCGGAGCCAGCGGTGCGCGGATCATTCTCCATCTGGCCTATGAGTTGAAGCGCAGAGGCGGCGGACTGGGGATTGCCGCAATTTGCAGCGGTGCTGCCCAGGGTGACGCTGTGTTGATCAAAGTGGAATAG
- a CDS encoding 3-hydroxybutyryl-CoA dehydrogenase: MNVQTIMVVGAGQMGSGIAQVSAQAGFRVILNDVKQEFVERGLGIISKNLSRNVEKGRMSEEEKQEVLSRLTLSTDLSDGKAADFVIEAVTENMAVKTEIFKKLDEVCPAHTVLASNTSSLPITEIAAVTTRPEKVIGMHFMNPVPVMKLVEIIRGLQTADEVYQLTEDLSKQMAKVPVSVNDFPGFVSNRVLMPMINEAIYCVYEGVATPEAIDEVMKLGMNHPMGPLTLADFIGLDTCLYIMEVLYEGFGDSKYRPCPLLRKYVKAGWLGKKSGRGFYVYN; encoded by the coding sequence ATGAACGTACAAACAATCATGGTTGTAGGTGCAGGACAGATGGGCAGCGGGATCGCCCAGGTATCGGCGCAAGCCGGTTTTCGGGTGATCCTGAACGACGTAAAGCAGGAATTTGTGGAGCGCGGACTCGGGATTATCAGCAAAAATCTGTCCCGCAATGTGGAAAAAGGCAGGATGAGTGAGGAAGAAAAGCAAGAGGTATTGAGCCGTCTTACTCTTTCCACCGACTTGTCTGACGGCAAAGCCGCTGATTTTGTCATTGAGGCCGTGACCGAAAACATGGCAGTCAAAACAGAGATTTTCAAAAAGCTGGATGAGGTTTGCCCCGCACATACGGTGCTGGCCAGCAATACATCCTCGCTGCCCATCACCGAGATTGCGGCCGTGACCACGCGGCCGGAAAAAGTGATCGGCATGCATTTCATGAATCCGGTCCCCGTGATGAAACTGGTCGAGATTATTCGCGGTCTGCAGACGGCGGATGAGGTGTACCAGCTCACCGAGGATTTGTCCAAACAGATGGCCAAGGTGCCCGTCAGTGTCAACGATTTCCCTGGTTTCGTCTCCAATCGCGTGCTGATGCCGATGATCAACGAGGCGATTTACTGTGTCTACGAGGGAGTCGCGACGCCGGAAGCCATTGACGAAGTGATGAAGCTGGGGATGAATCACCCGATGGGCCCCCTGACCCTGGCTGATTTTATCGGTCTGGACACCTGCCTCTATATCATGGAGGTGCTGTACGAGGGCTTTGGCGATTCCAAATACCGCCCATGTCCACTGCTGCGCAAATACGTGAAGGCTGGCTGGTTGGGCAAAAAATCCGGTCGAGGTTTCTACGTGTACAACTGA